The following DNA comes from Halobacillus litoralis.
ACGATTAAGTTGAATGCAGTTCAATTGAACTATGAAGCCAATAGTGGAGATGATTATACCTTTCATTTAATCGATACTCCAGGCCACGTCGACTTTACATATGAGGTTTCCCGGAGTTTAGCAGCTTGTGAGGGGGCAATCCTCGTTGTTGATGCAGCCCAGGGGATAGAAGCACAAACGTTGGCGAATGTGTATTTAGCACTGGAAAATGATTTGGAAATCATTCCGGTTATCAATAAAATTGACTTGCCAGGCGCAGATCCAGAGCGTATTAAACAAGAAATAGAAGATGTCATCGGAATCGATGCTTCGCATGCCATCCTCGCTTCCGCTAAAGAAGGCGTGGGGATTGATGAGATTTTAGAGCGAATCGTAACAGATATCCCAGCTCCAGATGGAAATGCGAATGACCCGACGAAAGCATTGATTTTCGACTCCCTTTACGATTCATACCGCGGTGTTGTCGCGTATACTTGTGTGCGGGAAGGTTCCATCAAGATCGGGGACAAAATTCGGATGATGGCAACCGGGAAAGAGTTTGAGGTCAACGAGCTAGGCGTCTTCCGCCCGACTCCAACACCTTTGAAGGAATTGAATGTCGGAGATGTCGGTTATTTGACTGCTTCCATCAAAAACATTGGAGACAGCCGAGTCGGTGATACGATTACACTGGCAAATAATCCTGCAGCTGAACCACTACCTGGGTACAAAAAGATGAACCCGATGGTTTTCTGTGGGATGTATCCGGTGGATGCGAATAAATACAATGATTTAAGGGATGCATTAGAGCGATTAGAACTCAATGATTCTTCCCTTCAATATGAAGCAGAAACCTCACAGGCTCTCGGTTTCGGTTTCCGTTGTGGATTCTTAGGAATGCTTCACATGGAAATCATTCAAGAGCGGATTGAACGTGAATATAAAATTGATTTGATTACGACAGCACCTAGTGTCATTTATAAAGTGAAGATGACGGATGGAACAGAAGCGAATGTTGATAATCCGTCTATGATGCCTGATAACCAGAAGCTTGATGAAGTCCAGGAGCCGTTCGTTAAAGCGACAGTCATGGTCCCTCACGATTATGTCGGACCTGTAATGGAAATTTGTCAGCGCAAACGCGGCAATTTTATGGATATGCAATATCTGGATGACAATCGTGTCAATATCGTTTATGAAATTCCGCTATCCGAGATTGTCTATGACTTCTTCGATTCTCTGAAGTCACAGACGAAAGGTTACGCATCTTTTGATTATGAACTGATCGGGTACCGGGTTTCTAATTTGGTGAAAATGGACATTCTCTTAAATGGAGATACCATTGATGCCTTATCCTTTATTGTTCACCGTGATTTTGCATATGAACGCGGCAAGCTCATTGCAGACAAATTGAAAGATTTGATTCCGAGACAGCAATTTGAAGTGCCCATCCAAGCAGCAATCGGGACTAAGATTGTCGCCCGTACGACCATCAAAGCGATGCGCAAGAACGTACTGTCTAAATGTTATGGGGGAGATATCTCCCGTAAGCGTAAACTCCTTGAAAAGCAGAAAGAAGGGAAGAAACGCATGAAGATGGTCGGTTCAGTAGAAGTCCCGCAAGAGGCCTTCATGTCTGTCCTTGATTTGAATGAAGACTAAACCCATGTTAGACAGGACCAAACCGCAGGAGAGGATCTCTTGCGGTTTTCCTTATGAAAGGTGGAACATCAATGAAGATCCCATCCGCTTATATACACATTCCTTTTTGCCAACAAATTTGTCATTATTGCGACTTCACTAAGTTCTTTTATAACGAGCGCTTAGCTGATGAATATATGGAAGCATTAGAAAATGAAATCCATACCTATATTCCCGGGGAAAAAGCACAGGTACGTACTATTTTTGTTGGTGGCGGGACACCGACGGCTGTTAATCACAGCCAGCTGAAAAAATTACTGCAAATGATTGATGATCACTTCGATCTTGCCAGTTGTGAAGAATATACATTTGAAGCGAACCCGGGAGATCTGGATCTTGAAAAAGTCCGTTTGCTCAAAAATTATGGCGTGAATAGAATATCTTTAGGTGTGCAGGTTTTTGATGATGAAATGTTAGAAAAAATCGGCCGCGTCCACAAAGTGAAGGATGTTTACACTAATATCGACCGACTCCTTCAAGTCGGATTATCCAATATCAGCATCGATCTCATGTATGCTCTTCCAGGTCAAACTGTAGAAGATTTTGAAAAGACAATTGATGAAGCCATGCAATTCGGTTTACCGCACTACTCTTCGTATTCTTTACAGATTGAACCGAAAACTGTGTTTTACCAACGTTATAAAAAGGGAACGCTGGTCAAGGCTCCTGAAGAAGATGATGCGCAAATGTATGAGCTGTTACAGCGTAAACTATCTGCAGCAGGGGCGGTTCAATATGAAATCAGCAACTTCGCGAAACCCGGGTTTGAAAGTAAGCACAATCTGACATACTGGAATAATGAGTATTATTACGGAATCGGAGCAGGTGCACATGGCTATCTTCCTGGCAAAAGGACGATCAATCTTCGTCCGCTTCCGGCTTATGTAAAAAAAGCTACTTCCGATGGTATTCCGATTCTTCATGAAGAGCCGATAGGAATAAAGGAAGAGATGGAAGAGCAGATGTTTCTCGGATTACGTAAGACAGAAGGGGTTCTTACCGATCAATTTTATCGTAAATACGGACAGACGATTGTCGATGTATTCGGTCATGCTCTGAATACTCTTAAAGAGCGTTCTTTAATCGAAGAAAACAGCGGCTATATCCGTATGACGCCAAAGGGTCGAATGTTAGGAAATGAAGTGTTCCAGGAATTTTTGCTGGATGATTAAAAAAAGAAAGGTTTATCCGTTGACATCCCCGACCCCATTTGATAATTTATTATTAGATTTAGCACTCACTACATACGAGTGCTAACAGAGGTGATCATCGATGTTAACAGAGAGACAATTGCTCATTTTGCAAGTCATTATTGATGATTTCATTTTGACCGCCCAGCCTGTTGGCTCGCGGTCGATATCCAAAAAAGAAGCCGTGACATTCAGTTCGGCAACGATTCGGAATGAAATGGCTGATTTAGAGGAGTTGGGCTTCATTGAGAAGACACACTCTTCATCAGGAAGGGTCCCTTCTGAACAGGGGTACCGCTTCTACGTAGATCATTTACTTTCACCGTTGCGTCTTTCCAGCCAGGAAATTGTGACAATACGTGATGCTTTCGCTGATAAAATGATGGAATTTGAAAGAGTCGTGCAAAAATCAGCGGGAATTTTGTCTGATTTAACGAACTACACCTCCATCATCTTAGGTCCGGAAGTGTTTGAGACAAAATTAAAGCAATTGCAGATTGTTCCTTTATCTGATCAATCTGCCATCGCGATTCTTGTCACAAATACCGGCCATGTTGAACATCGGGCTTTTAATGTGCCAGTTGAAATCAAAGGCGAGGATTTAGAAAAAATGGTGAATATCCTGAACAGCAGGCTTCAAGGTGTTCCATTGGTGAAACTGCATGAAAAGCTTTATTCTGAAATTAATGACTTGTTGAAGAAACATACAAGTCAACATGAAGAAGCGTTCTCCTATTTACGTGCAGCTCTCGTGGATGACCACCCCACTAAGCTTTACATCGGTGGTAAAACGAATATTTTGATGCAGCCCGAGTTCAGGGATTTGGATAAGGTGCGCTCACTGTATGCGACTATCGAACAAGAGAATGAGATGGCTGACTTATTACGGTCAGGTGAAGAAGGAATCCAAGTGAGGATTGGGCAGGAGAACCCATTTGATGCTATGCAGAATTGCAGTTTGATAACGGCTAGTTACCAGCTTGGAAATGACCAGATTGGTACAATTGCATTGTTAGGGCCTACTCGCATGGAGTATAACCGGATGTTCTCATTGATGAATGTTTTATCTAAGCATATGACGGACACATTTCGTGGTTGGTATTAGAATTGCGGAACACAGAATAAGGTGGGGACAAGTTCCCATCGCTTCTTTTTGTCTATTGCTTTTTCAGGTTATCGATTCATGTTATAGTCAGTAACGGTGTAATGGAAAGTAGGAGGTGGAAGTCGTGGAAGAGAACAAGCAAGAAATCATTGATGAAAAAGATGAACAAAACCAAAGTGAAGATTCACAGCAGGACGTAGTAGAAGAGAATGGTGAGTTCGAACAACTACGTCAAGAAAAAGAAGAAATCAACAATCGATTGCTTCGTCTGCAAGCGGATTATGATAATTTCCGCCGCAGGACCCAAAAGGAAAAGGAAGCGGATCGGAAATATAGATCGCAAAGCTTAGTAGAAGAGTTGATTCCTGCATTGGATAACTTCGAAAGAGCTTTACAGGTGGAAGTGGATGGCGGATCAGCCAAGAATTTCGCAGAAGGAATGAAAATGGTCTATGACCAATTCAAAGCTGCACTAGAAAAAGAAGGTGTAGAGGAAATTCCAGCAAAAGGCGAAGAATTTGATCCCCACTTGCATCAAGCGATTATGCAAGTCGAAGATGAAAATTATGATTCCAATATCGTAGTAGAAGAATTACAAAAAGGGTATCGCTTAAAAGATCGGGTCATCCGCCCGTCTATGGTGAAAGTGAACCAATAAAAATTGTTTTATAGAATGTAAAGGAGGATATTTAACCATGGGTAAAATCATTGGTATTGACTTAGGTACAACAAATTCTTGTGTAGCAGTAATGGAAGGTGGAGAATCCAAAGTTATTCCGAATCCGGAAGGCAACCGCACCACTCCATCAGCTGTTGCATTCAAAAATGGAGAGCGTCAAGTAGGGGAAGTTGCTAAACGACAAGCGATTACAAACCCGAACACGATCCTTTCCATCAAACGTTACATGGGTACAGATCACAAAGTGGAAGTAGAAGGTAAAGAATATACACCTCAAGAAGTTTCTGCAATCATTCTACAGTATATTAAGAACTATGCAGAAGATTACCTTGGAGAGACAGTTGATAAGGCTGTTATCACTGTTCCGGCATACTTCAACGATGCGGAGCGTCAAGCTACCAAAGATGCTGGTAAAATCGCCGGCCTGGAAGTTGAGCGTATCATCAACGAGCCAACGGCAGCAGCACTAGCTTACGGTATCGATAAAGAAGACCAGGATCAGACGATTCTCGTATATGACCTTGGTGGAGGTACATTTGACGTATCCATCCTTGACATCGGTGACGGTACTTTTGAAGTTGTTTCAACTGCAGGTGATAACCGCCTTGGTGGTGACGACTTCGACCAAGTCATTATCGACCATATGGTAGCTGAATTCAAAAAAGAAAACGGCATTGATCTTTCCCAGGATAAAATGGCGAAGCAACGCTTGAAAGATGCTGCCGAAAAAGCGAAGAAAGATCTTTCTGGTGTAGCTCAAACACAAATTTCCCTTCCATTTATTACAGCAGGTGAAGCTGGACCGCTTCACTTGGAAATGAACTTGACTCGTGCAAAATTTGAAGAGTTAGCTTCTGATTTGGTAGAGCGTTCTATGAAACCGACGCGTCAAGCACTTAAAGACGCAGGTATGAGTGCAAGTGACATTCATAAAGTCATCCTTGTCGGTGGTTCTACACGTATCCCGGCAGTACAGGAAGCGATTAAGAAAGAAACTGGTAAAGATCCTTCTAAAGGTGTCAACCCTGATGAAGTAGTAGCACTTGGTGCGTCAATCCAGGGCGGGGTCCTTCAAGGTGACGTCAAAGACGTTGTTCTTCTTGACGTAACTCCACTTTCTCTTGGTATTGAAACAATGGGTGGCGTAACTACTAAATTGATCGAGCGTAACACGACAATTCCTACAAGCCACTCCCAAGTGTTCTCTACGGCTGCTGACAATCAGACAGCAGTAGACATCCATGTCCTGCAAGGGGAACGTGAGATGGCTCAAGATAACAAAACACTGGGTCGCTTCCAGTTGACGGATATCCCGCCAGCACCACGTGGTGTGCCTCAAATCGAAGTCAGCTTTGACATTGATGCGAACGGCATTGTTAACGTCCGTGCAAAAGACATGGGAACGAATAAAGAACAATCCATCACAATCAAGTCTTCTTCCGGCCTTTCTGATGACGAAGTAGAAGAAATGGTACGTCAAGCCGAAGAAAACGCAGAAGAAGATAAGAAGAAGCGTGAAGCGATTGAACTTCGTAACGAAGCAGATCAGCTGATTTTCACTACAGACAAGACGATCAAAGATCTTGGGGAACAAGTAAGTGAAGATGAAAAACAAAAAGCTGAAACAGCGAAAGAAGAACTTCAGACAGCACTTGAAGGTGAAGACCTTGAGGCTATTAAAGAGAAGAAAGATGCACTTCAAGAACAAGTGCAGGCACTTTCTGTGAAACTTTATGAGCAAGCACAGCAGCAAGCTGAAGCCGAACAAGGACAAGAAGCCGGCAGTGAAGAAGAAGAGGTCGTTGACGCGGACTATGAAGAAGTGAACGAAGACGACAAGAAGTAAGATAAGGTAGAAAAGAAAAGTCAAAGTCAG
Coding sequences within:
- the lepA gene encoding translation elongation factor 4, whose protein sequence is MTTESKQQRVRNFSIIAHIDHGKSTLADRILEKTKALTQREMKEQFLDAMDLERERGITIKLNAVQLNYEANSGDDYTFHLIDTPGHVDFTYEVSRSLAACEGAILVVDAAQGIEAQTLANVYLALENDLEIIPVINKIDLPGADPERIKQEIEDVIGIDASHAILASAKEGVGIDEILERIVTDIPAPDGNANDPTKALIFDSLYDSYRGVVAYTCVREGSIKIGDKIRMMATGKEFEVNELGVFRPTPTPLKELNVGDVGYLTASIKNIGDSRVGDTITLANNPAAEPLPGYKKMNPMVFCGMYPVDANKYNDLRDALERLELNDSSLQYEAETSQALGFGFRCGFLGMLHMEIIQERIEREYKIDLITTAPSVIYKVKMTDGTEANVDNPSMMPDNQKLDEVQEPFVKATVMVPHDYVGPVMEICQRKRGNFMDMQYLDDNRVNIVYEIPLSEIVYDFFDSLKSQTKGYASFDYELIGYRVSNLVKMDILLNGDTIDALSFIVHRDFAYERGKLIADKLKDLIPRQQFEVPIQAAIGTKIVARTTIKAMRKNVLSKCYGGDISRKRKLLEKQKEGKKRMKMVGSVEVPQEAFMSVLDLNED
- the hemW gene encoding radical SAM family heme chaperone HemW, which codes for MKIPSAYIHIPFCQQICHYCDFTKFFYNERLADEYMEALENEIHTYIPGEKAQVRTIFVGGGTPTAVNHSQLKKLLQMIDDHFDLASCEEYTFEANPGDLDLEKVRLLKNYGVNRISLGVQVFDDEMLEKIGRVHKVKDVYTNIDRLLQVGLSNISIDLMYALPGQTVEDFEKTIDEAMQFGLPHYSSYSLQIEPKTVFYQRYKKGTLVKAPEEDDAQMYELLQRKLSAAGAVQYEISNFAKPGFESKHNLTYWNNEYYYGIGAGAHGYLPGKRTINLRPLPAYVKKATSDGIPILHEEPIGIKEEMEEQMFLGLRKTEGVLTDQFYRKYGQTIVDVFGHALNTLKERSLIEENSGYIRMTPKGRMLGNEVFQEFLLDD
- the hrcA gene encoding heat-inducible transcriptional repressor HrcA, which produces MLTERQLLILQVIIDDFILTAQPVGSRSISKKEAVTFSSATIRNEMADLEELGFIEKTHSSSGRVPSEQGYRFYVDHLLSPLRLSSQEIVTIRDAFADKMMEFERVVQKSAGILSDLTNYTSIILGPEVFETKLKQLQIVPLSDQSAIAILVTNTGHVEHRAFNVPVEIKGEDLEKMVNILNSRLQGVPLVKLHEKLYSEINDLLKKHTSQHEEAFSYLRAALVDDHPTKLYIGGKTNILMQPEFRDLDKVRSLYATIEQENEMADLLRSGEEGIQVRIGQENPFDAMQNCSLITASYQLGNDQIGTIALLGPTRMEYNRMFSLMNVLSKHMTDTFRGWY
- the grpE gene encoding nucleotide exchange factor GrpE produces the protein MEENKQEIIDEKDEQNQSEDSQQDVVEENGEFEQLRQEKEEINNRLLRLQADYDNFRRRTQKEKEADRKYRSQSLVEELIPALDNFERALQVEVDGGSAKNFAEGMKMVYDQFKAALEKEGVEEIPAKGEEFDPHLHQAIMQVEDENYDSNIVVEELQKGYRLKDRVIRPSMVKVNQ
- the dnaK gene encoding molecular chaperone DnaK; translated protein: MGKIIGIDLGTTNSCVAVMEGGESKVIPNPEGNRTTPSAVAFKNGERQVGEVAKRQAITNPNTILSIKRYMGTDHKVEVEGKEYTPQEVSAIILQYIKNYAEDYLGETVDKAVITVPAYFNDAERQATKDAGKIAGLEVERIINEPTAAALAYGIDKEDQDQTILVYDLGGGTFDVSILDIGDGTFEVVSTAGDNRLGGDDFDQVIIDHMVAEFKKENGIDLSQDKMAKQRLKDAAEKAKKDLSGVAQTQISLPFITAGEAGPLHLEMNLTRAKFEELASDLVERSMKPTRQALKDAGMSASDIHKVILVGGSTRIPAVQEAIKKETGKDPSKGVNPDEVVALGASIQGGVLQGDVKDVVLLDVTPLSLGIETMGGVTTKLIERNTTIPTSHSQVFSTAADNQTAVDIHVLQGEREMAQDNKTLGRFQLTDIPPAPRGVPQIEVSFDIDANGIVNVRAKDMGTNKEQSITIKSSSGLSDDEVEEMVRQAEENAEEDKKKREAIELRNEADQLIFTTDKTIKDLGEQVSEDEKQKAETAKEELQTALEGEDLEAIKEKKDALQEQVQALSVKLYEQAQQQAEAEQGQEAGSEEEEVVDADYEEVNEDDKK